The segment AAAAAGACCGAACCAAACCAAAACGGCTGGGCAGCCGAAAACGCCCGCGAGCGATTCCGAAACCTCCGACGAGTCGACCTGATTCGTCGAGCTAACGACCAAAGACCGAAACTGTTTTAGAGAGATTGACCAACTGTGGCTAAGAACACCTACGAAACGCTGCTGATCCTTGACAGCAACATGTACGCTCGCGATCCGGGCACCGTTGCTCAACAGATCAGCGACATCATCACCGAAGCTGGCGGCGACGTCCTGGTCAGCCGCTTGTGGATGGAGCAAAAGCTGGCATACCCCATTGCGAAGCACCAGAAAGGCACCTATTGGTTGGCCTACTTCGAAATGGAAGGGCCGAACTTGGTCAAAATTGACCGCGCGTTCCACCTTTGCGAACCTGTCCTGCGCCAACTGACGCTGAAGTTGGAACCACGGTTGATCGAGCCTATTTTGGCGAACGCTCGCGGTGAATCCATCCGCGTTTCGGCATCGGCAGAGACCGCCGAGGAAGAAACTGTAGATGACGAATCAGATGAAGTAGAAACCGCCGACGCGTAGGGCTGCAGCAGCCAGTTAATCGAGATCAAACGATGGCCAGTTACAACCGCGTAATGTTGATGGGGAACCTGACCCGAGAAATCGAGTTGAGGTATACACCTGGCGGTACAGCGGTGATGGACAACGCGATCGCGGTCAACGATCGACGTAAGTCTGCCAGCGGTGAGTGGGTCGAAGAAACAACCTTCGTCGACATTACTTTCTGGGGGCGAACGGCCGAAGTGGCGAGCGAGTACCTAGGCAAGGGATCACCGATCTTTGTCGAGGGACGCCTAAAACTCGACTCCTGGGAAACAGACGGTCAAAAACGAAGCAAGCTAAGAGTTGTCTGCGACCGCATGCAGATGATTGGCGGACAGGTCGGCAACCAACCTGCTGGTGGTCAATCCAGCAGCGGTCAAAGCCGCCCCGCCAGCACACGACAAGAGAGC is part of the Rubripirellula reticaptiva genome and harbors:
- the ssb gene encoding single-stranded DNA-binding protein, whose product is MASYNRVMLMGNLTREIELRYTPGGTAVMDNAIAVNDRRKSASGEWVEETTFVDITFWGRTAEVASEYLGKGSPIFVEGRLKLDSWETDGQKRSKLRVVCDRMQMIGGQVGNQPAGGQSSSGQSRPASTRQESTPRHDSENSARPAAQTQRVNEAPASQNPAPPSQQPMSAGRPSAQPTGDGDGYDEPDIPF
- the rpsF gene encoding 30S ribosomal protein S6; protein product: MAKNTYETLLILDSNMYARDPGTVAQQISDIITEAGGDVLVSRLWMEQKLAYPIAKHQKGTYWLAYFEMEGPNLVKIDRAFHLCEPVLRQLTLKLEPRLIEPILANARGESIRVSASAETAEEETVDDESDEVETADA